A segment of the Synechococcus sp. CBW1002 genome:
CGATGATCGGCGCGCCGGACATGGCCTTTCCCCGCCTGAATGCCGCGGCCTTCTGGCTGTTTCCCGTCTTCGGCGTGATTCTGATGGCCAGCTTTCTGGTGCCCGGTGGACCCTCAGGCTCGGGCTGGTGGGCCTATCCGCCGCAGAGCATCCAGAACCCGCTCGGCCACTTTGTCAACGGCCAGTTCCTCTGGATCCTGGCGGTGGCCCTGTCGGGAATCTCCTCGATCATGGGGGCAATCAATTTCGTCACCACGATCATCCGCATGCGGGCCCCGGGCATGGGCTGGTTCCGCCTGCCGATCTTCTGCTGGACGGCGATGGCCGCCCAGACCATCCAGCTGGTGGGGCTGCCGGTGCTCACTGCCGGGGCGGTGCTGCTGCTGTTCGATCTCAGCTTCAGTACCAGCTTTTACCGACCGGAAGGGGGCGGGGATCCGATGCTGTATCAGCATTTCTTCTGGTTCTATTCCCACCCCGCCGTCTACGTGATGGTGCTCCCGGTGTTCGGCATCTTTTCCGAACTGTTCCCCGTTTACGCCCGCAAGCCCCTGTTCGGCTACAAGGTGGTGGCGATCGCCTCCTTCGGCATCACCGTGCTGAGCCTGATCGTGTGGGTGCACCACATGTTCTACAGCGGCACACCGCAGTGGATGCGCAACCTCTTCATGGTCACCACCATGCTGATCGCCGTTCCCACCGGCATCAAGGTGTTCGCCTGGATCGCCACGCTCTGGCGCGGCAAGCTGCGGCTCACCACGGCGATGTTGTTCTGCCTGGGCGGCCTGGTGAACTTCATCTTCGCCGGCATCACCGGTGTGATGCTGGCCACCGTGCCGGTGGATATTCATGTGGGCAACACCTACTTCGTGGTGGGCCATTTCCACACGGTGATCTTCTCCACCATCACCTTTGGGGTCTATGCCGGCATCTACCACTGGTTCCCCAAATTCACCGGCCGCATGACCTATGAGGGCCTCGGCAAACTCCATTTCGCTCTCACCTTCGTGGGTGCCCAGCTCAATTTCATCCCCATGCACTGGGCCGGGCTGATGGGCATGCCCCGCCGGGTGGCCTCCTACGACCCGGAGTTCGCCTTCGCCAACGTGCTCGCCAGCCTCGGTGCCTTCCTGCTGGGGGTAGCCATGATTCCGTTCATCCTCAACATCGTCAGCTCCTGGGCGCGCGGACCGAAGGCGCCACCCAACCCCTGGCAGGCGATCGGGCTGGAGTGGCTGCTGCCCTCACCACCGCCAGCTGAAAACTTCGAAGACGACGTTCCCACCGTGATCAGCGGCCCCTACGGCTATGGCCTGAACAAGCCCCTGGTCGAGAACGAAGCGCACTATGTCGCCCGCGCCCTGGAGGCCTGATCGATGACCCTCTCCTCACCCTTACCTGCCGACGACCCCGCCGCGGCGAGCGGCTCGCATCACGGCCATGCCAATCACACCCTGACCGGGTTCGTGATCTTCCTGCTCTCGGAGAGCGTGATCTTTCTTGCCCTGTTCGCCGGCTACGCCGTGTTCAAGATGTCGTCGCCGGTGTGGTTACCGGCTGGGGTGGAGGGGCTGGAGATCCGCGAGCCCCTGCTCAATACGGTCGTGCTGGTGAGCAGCAGCGGGGTGGCCTGGCTGGCGGAGCGTTGCCTCAAGCGCCAGCAGCTGGTGGGCTTCCGGCTGTGGTGGCTGCTCACCATGGCGATGGGCAGCTTCTTCGTCTATGGCCAGGCCGTGGAATGGCTCCACCTCGGTTTCGGTCTGGGTGATGGCATCTTTGGGAGCACCTTCTATGTGCTCACCGGCTTTCACGGCCTGCACGTGATCACGGGAATCCTGCTGATGGGCCTGATGCTGCAGCGCTCGTTCCGCCCCGGCAACTATGACCAGGGCGAAACCGGCGTGGTGGCCGTCTCGCTGTTCTGGCACTTTGTGGATGTGATCTGGATCGTGCTGTTCGTTCTGATCTACGTCTGGCAGCGCTCATGATCATCGACGACCACTTCTACGACGTTGTCATCGTCGGCAGTGGCGCCGGCGGCGGCACCCTCGCCGGTGAGCTGGCGGACGCCGGCCATTCGGTGCTGCTGCTGGAACGGGGCGGTCCCCTGCCCCTGGCCGAGCAGAACCTGGTCGATGTGGACCTGTTCCGCCGGCCCCGCTTTCACCCCGACGAACCCTGGTTCGGCAGCGACGGCGATCCGTTCGCACCGCAGATGGTCTATGCCCTGGGCGGCAACACCAAGATCTGGGGCGGTGCCCTGCAGCGGATGCGGGAGGCCGAGTTCAGCGGGCTGCCCCTGCAGGAGGGGGTCGCGCCCGACTGGGAGCTGCGCTACAGCGACCTGGCCCCCTGGTACGACCGCGCCGAAACCCTCTACCGCGTCCATGGGCGCGCCGGTCTCGATCCGTGCGAACCACCACGCCAGGGCGACTATGCCCACCCGCCCCGGCCGATCGATCCGCTGCTGGAGCAGCTGCAGCAGGGGTTGGAGCGGCAGGGGCTGCATCCCTACCCGCTGCCGCTGAGCTGGTCCACCTCGGCGCTCGATCCCAGCGGGGATGCCGAACGGTTCGGCATCGATCGGGCCACCACACAGTCGGGCTTCACCCTGCGGTACGGCGCCGAAGTGGAGACACTGCATGTCAGCCCCAGCGGCACCGAGGTGCGTGGGGTGGAGGCCCTGATCGATGGCCAGCGCTGGCTGTTCCGCGGCCATCAGATCGTGCTGGCGGCCGGTGCGGTGAACACCCCCGCCATCCTGCTGCGCTCCATCAGCGACCGCCATCCCGATGGCCTGGCCAACGGCTCCGATCAGGTGGGGCGCAACCTGATGAAGCCGCAGCTCAGCGCCCTGCTGCAGCGCGCCAGCCAACCCGGCAGCGGCAGCTACGGGCCCAGCCTGGGCCTGACGGATTACTACTGGGGCGATCGCAATGTCTCGTTCCCGCTGGGATCGATCCAGAACGGCGGCGGCGTACTTCAGGACACGCTCTTCGCCGAATCACCACCGGTGCTGTCGCTGGTGAGTCGCCTGCTGCCGGACAGCGCCCTCGAGTGGCTGGCCAAGCGCTCGGTCTGCTGGTGGGCGATGAGCGCGGTGCTGCCCGATCCCGACAACCGCATCAGCCTGCGCCGCGGCGGCAGTCTGCAGGTGAACTACCTGGCCAACAACCTGGAGGCCCACGACCGGCTGGTGTACCGCTGGCTCGACACCATGAAGAAGGTGGAGGCTGATCCCGAAACCACGGTGGTGCAGGCGGCGCCGATCTATCCCCGCGGCGAGGCGCCGCTGAGTGTGATGGGTCTGGCCTGCGGCACCTGCCGCATGGGCAGCGATCCGGCCCGGTCGGTGGTGGATCTCGATGGAGCCTGCCATCAGCTGGCCAACCTCTCGATCGCCGATGCCAGCATCCTGCCCAGTTGTCCGGCGGTGGGTCCGGGCCTCACCGTGATCGCCCTGGCCCTGCGCCTGGCCGATCGCCTCAAAGCCAGCCTGCGATGACGGAGGCCAGCGCAACCGCAACGGCCGCCGACTCCGACGCGAGCGAGGCGCGCCGCATCGCTGAACGGGATCAGGGACTGGCGCCCTGGGATCTGTGGGGGTCGTATCTGCCGGATCGCCAGTGGGGCACCGTGCGGGAAGACTATTCCGCCGATGGAGATGCCTGGCGTTCCTTTCCCCACGACCAGGCCCGCTCGCGCGTCTACCGCTGGGGGGAAGACGGTCTGCTGGGGCTGTGCGATGCCGAGTGCCGGCTCTGCTTCTCGGTGGCCCTCTGGAACGGCGTGGATCCGATCCTCAAGGAGCGGCCCTTCGGGCTCGGCAATCCGGAGGGCAACCACGGCGAAGACATCAAGGACTACTACTTCCACCTGGCCAACACGCCCACCCATGCCTTCATGCGGGGCCTGTATCGCTATCCGCAGCGGCAGTTTCCCTACCAGCAGCTGCTGGAGGAGAACGGCCGGCGCGGCCGCGATCAACCGGAATACGAACTGATCGACACCGGCATCTTCGAGGACGATCGCTACTTCGATCTCGAGATCACCTATGCCAAAGCCTCAGCCACCGACATCCTGATCCGCCTGCGGGCCGTGAACCGGGCCCGTGTGGCCGCGCCCCTGACCCTGCTGCCCACCCTCTGGCTGCGTAACACCTGGAGCTGGGGCTATCCCGAAGAGGTGGAGCATCGCCTGCAGGCCAGCGGTGATGGTCTGATCAGCGAGGCCATTCCAAACCTGGGCCGCTACGGCCTGCGCTGCGGTGAAGCGGGTCGCTGGTTGTTCACCGACAACGAAACCAACCACGCGCGTCTGTACGGCAAGCCCAATCCAACGCCCTTTCAGAAAGATGGGTTTCACCGCTATGTGATCGCGGCCGAGACGGGCGCCGTCAACCCGGCCGGCAGTGGCAGCAAAGCGGCGATCCTGCTGCAGCGCCTGCTGGAACCGGGCGAAGAGTGGGTGGTGGATCTGCGGCTGCAGGCCCTCGACGGCGCGTCGAGCGCGGCTTCGAGCGACCCGCACTCGACGGATCACGATCCCTTGCCGCCGGATCCCTTTGGGGCGGAGTTCTCGCGGTTGCTGAACCTGCGCGAGCAGCAATGGCACGACTACTTCAGCCAGTGCGCCCCCGGGCTCGGGGACGACGACCGGCGCATCTTTCTGGCGGCTTCAGCCGGTCTGCTGTGGTGCAAGAAGTACTACGGCTGGAGCGTGCTGCGCTGGCTGGAAGGTGATCCGACCCAGCCGCCCCCACCGGCGCAGCGCTGGGGCAGTGCCACGGCCGAGTGGCAGAGGTTGCATGCGCACGATGTGATTGCGATGCCCGATGCCTGGGAGTATCCCTATTTCTGCCAGTGGGATCTGATGTTCCACGCGGTGGCC
Coding sequences within it:
- a CDS encoding cbb3-type cytochrome c oxidase subunit I, giving the protein MSSSVSFDPRVLKTPHPVPGAPDNWKRFFSFNTDAKVIGIQYIATALFYLLVGGVLAMIMRGELITPPADLVDPSVYNGLYTMHGTVMLFLFLFPILNGFNNLLIPPMIGAPDMAFPRLNAAAFWLFPVFGVILMASFLVPGGPSGSGWWAYPPQSIQNPLGHFVNGQFLWILAVALSGISSIMGAINFVTTIIRMRAPGMGWFRLPIFCWTAMAAQTIQLVGLPVLTAGAVLLLFDLSFSTSFYRPEGGGDPMLYQHFFWFYSHPAVYVMVLPVFGIFSELFPVYARKPLFGYKVVAIASFGITVLSLIVWVHHMFYSGTPQWMRNLFMVTTMLIAVPTGIKVFAWIATLWRGKLRLTTAMLFCLGGLVNFIFAGITGVMLATVPVDIHVGNTYFVVGHFHTVIFSTITFGVYAGIYHWFPKFTGRMTYEGLGKLHFALTFVGAQLNFIPMHWAGLMGMPRRVASYDPEFAFANVLASLGAFLLGVAMIPFILNIVSSWARGPKAPPNPWQAIGLEWLLPSPPPAENFEDDVPTVISGPYGYGLNKPLVENEAHYVARALEA
- a CDS encoding heme-copper oxidase subunit III, whose amino-acid sequence is MTLSSPLPADDPAAASGSHHGHANHTLTGFVIFLLSESVIFLALFAGYAVFKMSSPVWLPAGVEGLEIREPLLNTVVLVSSSGVAWLAERCLKRQQLVGFRLWWLLTMAMGSFFVYGQAVEWLHLGFGLGDGIFGSTFYVLTGFHGLHVITGILLMGLMLQRSFRPGNYDQGETGVVAVSLFWHFVDVIWIVLFVLIYVWQRS
- a CDS encoding GMC oxidoreductase, giving the protein MIIDDHFYDVVIVGSGAGGGTLAGELADAGHSVLLLERGGPLPLAEQNLVDVDLFRRPRFHPDEPWFGSDGDPFAPQMVYALGGNTKIWGGALQRMREAEFSGLPLQEGVAPDWELRYSDLAPWYDRAETLYRVHGRAGLDPCEPPRQGDYAHPPRPIDPLLEQLQQGLERQGLHPYPLPLSWSTSALDPSGDAERFGIDRATTQSGFTLRYGAEVETLHVSPSGTEVRGVEALIDGQRWLFRGHQIVLAAGAVNTPAILLRSISDRHPDGLANGSDQVGRNLMKPQLSALLQRASQPGSGSYGPSLGLTDYYWGDRNVSFPLGSIQNGGGVLQDTLFAESPPVLSLVSRLLPDSALEWLAKRSVCWWAMSAVLPDPDNRISLRRGGSLQVNYLANNLEAHDRLVYRWLDTMKKVEADPETTVVQAAPIYPRGEAPLSVMGLACGTCRMGSDPARSVVDLDGACHQLANLSIADASILPSCPAVGPGLTVIALALRLADRLKASLR
- a CDS encoding glucosidase, with protein sequence MTEASATATAADSDASEARRIAERDQGLAPWDLWGSYLPDRQWGTVREDYSADGDAWRSFPHDQARSRVYRWGEDGLLGLCDAECRLCFSVALWNGVDPILKERPFGLGNPEGNHGEDIKDYYFHLANTPTHAFMRGLYRYPQRQFPYQQLLEENGRRGRDQPEYELIDTGIFEDDRYFDLEITYAKASATDILIRLRAVNRARVAAPLTLLPTLWLRNTWSWGYPEEVEHRLQASGDGLISEAIPNLGRYGLRCGEAGRWLFTDNETNHARLYGKPNPTPFQKDGFHRYVIAAETGAVNPAGSGSKAAILLQRLLEPGEEWVVDLRLQALDGASSAASSDPHSTDHDPLPPDPFGAEFSRLLNLREQQWHDYFSQCAPGLGDDDRRIFLAASAGLLWCKKYYGWSVLRWLEGDPTQPPPPAQRWGSATAEWQRLHAHDVIAMPDAWEYPYFCQWDLMFHAVAFAGIDPTTAKEQCLLLRSPHYTAPNAQTPAYEWALSDPNPPIGAWAAMRIFQIDRKNTEEADSAFLARSLRKLLLEYGWWANRNDRSGDNVFDGGFLGLDNIAVFDRRFPLADGSHIKQCDGTAWMASLSLNLLQIAVELSREQPDVADLCERFVVDYVQLAIALNSQDDNSVLSWDEQDGFYYDVIQRPDGSFDYLRSRSITGLIPLLAVTSFDVETVLRLPVLDVRNTLAWLIHERTTPAWVAEHLGLWNNDRILFALVPRERLQRICERLFDEDEFLSPHGIRSLSKVYGEHPYTYCEAGESQTLAYAPADSPVAMFGGNSNWRGPVWVPINYLLIEALQKFAHFYGDSFQVEFPTRSGRWLNLWQVSLELEKRLVGLFRLGDDGARPFWGDTPSFRNDPRWRDLIQFNEYFDGDNGRGIGASHQTGWTAMVCKMLVQLARYPES